The bacterium DNA window AATTTGAGCGGAAAATATCACATCCAAAGCGCAAAACATACCATAGACAGAAGTACAGGATATAAGACGGAGTTAGATATAGAAAAATGTTAAAATTCGGCATCGTAACAAATCTGGACGAGTCAAAAGCCCAAGCCAGAGTGCAATTTAATGACAGCGACTCGATGGTTTCCTACTGGCTTTTCGTCTTACAGGCAAAAACATACAAAGATAAATTTTATGCCCTGCCTGATATCGGCGAACAGGTTGCCTGTCTTATGGATGAAAACATAGAAGAGGGCGTTATCATCGGCTCTGTCTATTCAGCGCTTGATGAAGTGCCGGTAATTTCAAAAGACAAAGTAAAAATTAAATTCGAAGACGGAGCTGAATTTGAATATGACAGAAAATTAAGCGTATTAAGCATCTTATGCCCGACAATCAATATTGAAGGAATTATCAATCATACCGGATTATTGCTGAATTCTGCCGGCGTTGTTTCAGAAGGAGAA harbors:
- a CDS encoding phage baseplate assembly protein V, whose protein sequence is MLKFGIVTNLDESKAQARVQFNDSDSMVSYWLFVLQAKTYKDKFYALPDIGEQVACLMDENIEEGVIIGSVYSALDEVPVISKDKVKIKFEDGAEFEYDRKLSVLSILCPTINIEGIINHTGLLLNSAGVVSEGEVIDHTGSMQAIRGIYNAHTHNETNSVTQKPNQGMS